From Hyla sarda isolate aHylSar1 chromosome 12, aHylSar1.hap1, whole genome shotgun sequence:
catggctcctgtggcccctgatgtcttctctggctgcttgatattccttgtcatccttccctccccttgcctacatctcccagcaaacattgcagctctgctctaccAGCCAGCTAACTCTCTGAGAGCagtccccaccctcctgctcggagcagcagtgAGAGattcagggggagatttatcaaaacctgtccagaggaaaagttgctgagttgtccatagcaaccaataagattgcttcttctattttcaaaaaggcctctgaaaaatgaaagaagtgatctgattggttgctatgggcaactcagcaacttttcctctggactggttttgataaatctgcccctcagtgcctgattggctgaggctgcacacacctcccagttctcagcacttaAGTGAGCATgattcatcagtgcagggcagaaaccacatgatctttgtctctcaggagggtgggggctgctttcagagaaagatttggacagagacagagtggatggctggaatatgtcattccctcacttcatgcatgtaagtgacaatcaAAAAGGAgtaactgctctatatagctaatgaatgatatgtaGACAAGTAAATAGgttgatgggctatgggtttagttccctgctGTACCCCTTTACAATCCACATGTTACGTTTCAGCCATGTGATATGGCTTTTGTCAAGCATAGCCTTTGTATTGCATGGCTGAAACCTTGCGTGTGGAAATACACACTTTACTTGGTAAAAGGATAAAGTCAATCAAAACCCATATCAACTCCAAGCTCCAACAAAGCATATATCAACCTAagttggtgtcacgaacacaccAAGGGGTCACGTACCTGCAAGTAACCAATTATCAGTTCGCTTAACCATTTTCTACTGTATGTGTTAGTTAAAGGactaatatacagtgatccctcaactgacaatggcctcaacatacaatagtttcaacatacaatggtcttttctggaccattgtaagttgaaaccagactcaacatacaatgtacagacagtccagatctgtgaaacatgacaatggctggaagaaccgagcaATCAGATTGGGCATTCactagtaaaacccctgtattactgaagtgtaggcactgactggtgtctggtagcgccccctacagtacagggaggtattacatgttctgtactctttacctatattactgaagtgtatgcactgactggtgtctagtagcgccccctacagtacagggaggtattgcaggttctgtactactctttacctgtattactgaagtgcttgcactgacaggtgtctagtagcgccccctacagtacagggaggtattacatgttctgtactactctttacctgtattactgaagtgcattcactgactggtgtctggtggcgccacctacagtacagggaggtattacatgttctgtacactttacctatattactgaagcgtatgcactgactgatgtctggtagcgccccctacagtacagggaggtattacatgttctgtactctttacctgtaccagggttacctgctcctttggacaccaggtgagggcggctccatgttactttttttaggacactgtgtactgtacaggaccctgaagaagctcgtgtcctctacatagaccagtgtttcccaaccagggtgcccctagctgttgcaaaactacaactcccagcatgcccggacagcctttggctgtccaggcatgctgggagttgtagttttgcaacagctggaggctccctgcttggaaaacactgacatagacagtgatttacagctcccagcagatctttattacttttatatgtaaggatttgctttatctatattagttatctatttatttttctttaatcctcactttttggggctttagaaccaattaccaggtttccatagagttctggtctcaacatacaatggtttcaacatacaatggtcgtcctggaaccgattaatattgtaacctaGGGACCACCCATCAGAAAGTTGACAATGAACCAAACAAGAGTGACAGAATTCCTTCTATTGGGTTTCGGAAACCTTCAAAGCTTCCGTGTTGTATGCTTCATATTTTTCTTGACCACCTTTATTCTCACAATTATTGGAAACCTTCTTATCGTCATCCTAGTGTGCACCAATGGACAGCTCCAGTCCCCCATGTATTACTTCCTCTGCCATCTTTCCTTTTCAGACCTTATCATTTCCACCAACATCGTTCCCAACATGCTCGGTGCCGTTCTGTTTGGAGGGAAAGTAATGACTTTTTCTGGTTGCATCACACAGTTGTATTTCTTTAGTGGGATAACCATTACGGAATGTTATCTACTCTCAGTGATGTCCTACGACCGATACCTGGCCATCTGTAACCCCCTAAGATACTCCAGTATCATGGTCTTGAAGAGACGGATTTATCTTTCAGCATGGCCATGGTTGCTGGGTTTTTCTTTTAATCTTGTAGGAGTTTTACCTATCTCAAACTATCATTTTTGCCACGACAATGTCATTGACCATTTCTACTGTGACATTTCTCCTCTTCAGAAGCTTTCTTGCTCAGACACTTCTCTTTTAGAAATAGAAGGATTTCTGTTCTCTCTGCCCCTATTTATCCTTCCATGTGGGTTTATCATTGTCACCTATGTGTATATCTTCCTCGCCATATTTAAGATACCATCCACAACTGGGAAACAGAAAACCTTCTCTACCTGTAGTTCTCACCTTATTGTTGTGGGGACATTTTATGGGACACTCACAGCTAAATACATGATCCCATCTGTAGGACATTCCTTGCTTATTAATAAGATTGTATCCTTACTGCACACAATATTTACCCCTCTGTTTAACCCTATAATATACAGTCTTAGAAATCAGGACATAAGAAGAATACTTATAAAAGTTTCGGGAAAATAACTAGAAGTTCAAGCCTATATTCGGACTTCATTTTCCCATTTGGCGGAGACTACCTTCCCATTCTTCAGATTCTTCATCTCATCTTGccgcacattttttttactatttgtcCATGAGATTGCTTTTTTATTTGAGGCATTGTTCACCTCTCTGACTCCCTAATTTCTCTAAGCTAACAGTGGACACACCCAATGTACAGTACCTACCTACAAAAACGGACCAACCCAATAAACTGACTTAACTGTGTATCATCTAACTGTGGACCAAACCAatacacagtcactacctacaataatggatcaACCCAATAAACTGATTCAACTGTTTAACATCTAACTGTGGACCGAACCAATACAcaatcactacctacaataacggACCAACCCAATAAACTGACTCAACAGTTTATCATCCAACTGTGGACTGAACCAattcacagtcactacctacaataatagaCAAACCCAAAAAACTGACTCAACTGTGTATCATCTAACTGtggaccgaaccaatgcacagtcactacctacaataatggaccaaCCCAATAAACTGACTGAACCAattcacagtcactacctacaataatggaccaaCCCAATAAACTGACTCAACTGTGTATCATCTAACTGtggaccgaaccaatgcacagtccctacctacaataatggatcaACCCAATAAACTGACTTAGCTGTTTAACATCTAACTGTGGaccaaaccaatgcacagtcactacctacaataatgtacCAACCCAATAAACTGACTCAACAGTTTATCATCCAACTGTGGACTGAACCAattcacagtcactacctacaataatagaCAAACCCAAAAAACTGACTCAACTGTGTATCATCTAACTGtggaccgaaccaatgcacagtcactacctacaataatggaccaaCCCAATAAACTGACTGAACCAattcacagtcactacctacaataatggaccaaCCCAATAAACTGACTCAACTGTGTATCATCTAACTGtggaccgaaccaatgcacagtccctacctacaataatggatcaACCCAATAAACTGACTTAGCTGTTTAACATCTAACTGTGGaccaaaccaatgcacagtcactacctacaataatgtacCAACCCAATAAACTGACTGAACCAattcacagtcactacctacaataatggaccaaCCCAATAAACTGACTCAACTGTGTATCATCTAACTGtggaccgaaccaatgcacagtcactatctACAATAAGGGACCAACCCAATAAACTGAATCAACTGTGTATCATCTAACTGTGGACCAAACCAATACACAGTCACTATCTACAATAAGGAACCAACCCAATAAACTGACTCAACTGTGTATCATCTAACTGtggaccgaaccaatgcacagtcactacctacaataacggACCAACCCAATAAACTGACTTAACTGTTTAACATCTAACTGTGGACTGAACCAatacacagtcactacctacaataatggaccaaCCCAATAAACTGACTCAACTGTGTATCATCTAACTGtggaccgaaccaatgcacagtcactatctACAATAAGGGACCAACCCAATAAACTGAATCAACTGTGTATCATCTAACTGTGGACCAAACCAATACACAGTCACTATCTACAATAAGGAACCAACCCAATAAACTGACTCAACTGTGTATCATCTAACTGtggaccgaaccaatgcacagtcactacctacaataacggACCAACCCAATAAACTGACTTAACTGTTTAACATCTAACTGTGGACTGAACCAatacacagtcactacctacaataatggaccaaCCCAATAAACTGACTCAACTGTTTATCATCTAACTGtggaccgaaccaatgcacagtcactatctACAATAAGGGACCAACCCAATAAACTGAATCAACTGTGTATCATCTAACTGTGGACCAAACCAATACACAGTCACTATCTACAATAAGGAACCAACCCAATAAACTGACTCAACTGTGTATCATCTAACTGtggaccgaaccaatgcacagtcactacctacaataacggACCAACCCAATAAACTGACTTAACTGTTTAACATCTAACTGTGGACTGAACCAatacacagtcactacctacaataatggaccaaCCCAATAAACTGACTCAACTGTTTGACATCTAACTGTGGACCGAACAAATACACattcactacctacaataatggaccaaCCCAATAAACTGACTCAACTGTTTATCATCTAACTGTGGATCGAACCAATACACAGTCCCTACCTACAATAACGGACCAACCCAATAAACTGACTCAACAGTTTATCATCCAACTGTGGACTGAACCAattcacagtcactacctacaataatggaccaaCCCAATAAACTGACTCAACTGTTTATCATCTAACTGTGGACCGAATCTATTCAccgtcactacctacaataatagaCCAATCCAATGAACTGCCCCAACTGTCTGTCATCTAAGAGCCCAATCATACTATGTGTTTCCCCAGTGAAATTCCTCTCTGGAGTTCTATTGCactattcacactacagaatttctgtggcCGTCATCTCACTGTAGAAATTCCAGACCCCAGACTCCATGTTTTTGGTGGAAtccgctctgaaatgcattggtgTTCATAGAGATGGCGCATCTCTGGAATATCTCTGGGTGGAGATTCtataatgtgaatgagccctaactgtggaccgaaccaatgcatggtcactgCCTACAAAAGTGGATCCATCAGACACCGCAGCACAGAAGCTTACTTGTGCTATCTGGAATGTATGAAGGGGGTAGTCATTACTTTCTGCTTGACCGATTTCCAACAAATTTAATAGGGTTGTGTATCCACCCCTAATATGTTCTTAAGTTTAATTAAAGTTATCACAGAATGTACTCATAGACAAAATCCACCCAAGATATACAGTAGACCTCACTTTGTTTGGTCAACTGGGTTCTGCTGATGAAATAATATAGTTACGATACTTATCTTTGTTACTAAAGTCTTATCAAAACTGTGCCAAACACTTATTTGTTCTCTGTGGTAGTCAGTGGGGGTGTCCATTACACTCTACTGTACCAGACGGTATCATTTATATTACTCGATAGGCAGACACAGCAGTCGGCACAGGCACATATGGTTAAACCAGTCTTACCGCAAGTTGCACTTTCAAGCCGCCACATACTTCGGTGTGGAGTGGACACTGACAAGGGGGTGCTCAATCCTTTCAGAGCAGGAGGAACAGCAAATGCAAAGATGAAGAAAACCAGAGGGCACTCTCCACAGGTCAGGTAAACCACTTGTCTTTATTTCATACAGAGCCAAACATCACAAGGTGCGAGGTTAAAAGCTGGGATGCCAACAGAAGGTAACAGCCATTTCATGCCTCTCACTGCGTTTCATCAGGTGGTCTAATGAAATGCAGTGAGAGGCGTGAAATGGCTGTTACCTCCTGCTGGCGTCCCAGCTTTTAACCTTGCACCTTGTGATGTTTGGCTCCGTATGAAATAAAGACAAGTGGTTTACCTGACCTGTGGAGAGTGCCCTCTGGTTTTCTTCGTCTTTGTATCATTTATATTACAACATGATACCACAGTTTAAGGTGAGCAGTGAAATAATGCATAagtattttataataaaaattgTCTAGGATGAATTTAGTTTGGTACGGCCACTTGTTGATTTTtgtctaaattttcatgaattaaaggggtactccactgccccagtgttcgaaaCATTCTGCTCCGAATACTTGGAGCAGGCAGCAGTGCCGCCATGACCACAACCCTTATGCCATcatgccatgcctcctcaatgcaagtctatgtggtgtagtggctgccacacaccctcccacagacttgcattgaggaggcgtggcgtgacTACACAagaggggcatgaccgtgacatcacgacccccgccacccgcacccagtgttctaaacgaacactgggtgctgcacagagatcatgggggtcccagctgtgggacccccacaatcagacatcctatcccctatcctttggataggggataaggagtctaggggtggagtacccctttaacctta
This genomic window contains:
- the LOC130296932 gene encoding olfactory receptor 11L1-like; the protein is MNQTRVTEFLLLGFGNLQSFRVVCFIFFLTTFILTIIGNLLIVILVCTNGQLQSPMYYFLCHLSFSDLIISTNIVPNMLGAVLFGGKVMTFSGCITQLYFFSGITITECYLLSVMSYDRYLAICNPLRYSSIMVLKRRIYLSAWPWLLGFSFNLVGVLPISNYHFCHDNVIDHFYCDISPLQKLSCSDTSLLEIEGFLFSLPLFILPCGFIIVTYVYIFLAIFKIPSTTGKQKTFSTCSSHLIVVGTFYGTLTAKYMIPSVGHSLLINKIVSLLHTIFTPLFNPIIYSLRNQDIRRILIKVSGK